Proteins encoded in a region of the Candidatus Margulisiibacteriota bacterium genome:
- a CDS encoding Holliday junction resolvase RuvX has protein sequence MNRLLGIDYGEKRIGVALSDPLQIIASPFKVVANDNKAISEIKEIIKEYDVSEIVVGRPINLKGAETASTIKAREFKEKLEQEISLPIAFWDERLSTKSANNALLEGNVSRGKRKQLVDKIAAVFILQSYMDCRKRK, from the coding sequence ATGAATAGACTATTAGGTATTGATTATGGCGAAAAGCGTATCGGGGTAGCACTGTCAGATCCATTACAGATTATTGCATCCCCTTTCAAAGTTGTTGCTAACGATAACAAAGCGATATCAGAAATTAAAGAAATAATTAAGGAATACGACGTTTCTGAGATTGTTGTTGGAAGACCGATTAATTTAAAGGGTGCAGAAACTGCATCGACAATTAAAGCGAGAGAGTTTAAAGAGAAATTAGAACAAGAGATTTCTCTTCCTATAGCATTCTGGGATGAACGGTTATCAACAAAATCAGCCAATAATGCGCTTCTTGAGGGTAATGTTTCGCGAGGTAAAAGAAAGCAACTCGTAGACAAGATCGCAGCTGTTTTTATTCTACAGTCTTATATGGATTGCAGAAAACGAAAATAA